In Sphingobacterium zeae, one genomic interval encodes:
- a CDS encoding class I SAM-dependent methyltransferase: MNIEDNYVEINRTSWNDRTETHIKSDFYDVDGFLKGKNSLKDIELNILGDLSNTSVLHLQCHFGQDSISLSRLGAEVVGVDLSDVAIAKARELAKQAHSTASFICSDVYDLPNHLDRQFDIVFTSYGTIGWLPDLDRWAKVISKFLKPGGRFIFVEFHPVVWMYDSRFEKIEYKYFNSGAIIETEKGTYADKAAQIEVETIGWNHSLGEVISSLIQNGLGITYFEEFDYSPYNNFDLSVESEPGKFRIAHLEDKIPMVYALSATKTDI, translated from the coding sequence ATGAATATCGAGGATAATTACGTAGAAATCAACCGGACATCATGGAATGACCGCACAGAAACCCATATCAAATCCGATTTTTATGATGTGGACGGTTTCTTAAAGGGCAAAAATTCGCTAAAGGATATCGAACTGAATATACTGGGAGATCTTTCCAATACCTCTGTCCTGCATTTACAATGTCATTTCGGGCAGGACAGCATATCATTAAGCCGTCTTGGAGCTGAGGTAGTGGGTGTTGATCTATCGGATGTGGCGATTGCGAAGGCCCGCGAACTGGCAAAGCAGGCCCACTCCACTGCATCTTTTATCTGCAGCGACGTCTACGACCTTCCCAATCATCTGGATCGTCAGTTTGACATTGTTTTTACGAGCTATGGGACCATCGGCTGGCTTCCCGACCTGGATCGGTGGGCGAAGGTGATTTCAAAGTTCCTGAAACCCGGCGGTAGATTTATTTTTGTGGAGTTTCATCCTGTGGTGTGGATGTATGATTCCCGGTTTGAAAAAATCGAATACAAGTATTTTAATTCCGGTGCCATTATAGAAACGGAAAAAGGAACCTACGCAGATAAAGCGGCGCAAATTGAAGTAGAAACAATTGGTTGGAACCACAGCTTGGGCGAGGTAATCAGCAGCCTGATACAAAACGGCCTCGGCATAACCTATTTTGAAGAGTTTGACTATTCACCATATAATAACTTTGATCTTTCGGTAGAGTCTGAGCCCGGTAAGTTCAGAATTGCTCATCTGGAAGATAAAATCCCGATGGTTTACGCGTTGTCAGCAACAAAAACCGATATATGA
- a CDS encoding sensor histidine kinase: protein MEEKIFVRFLNFPKSQNLNPLFFVYDNFYYSLPSFFIGFITFHIFRTFTIEKRNSELRALVHEAELHLLKSQINPHFLYNVLNYMYAISLPLSARLSNTISKLAGTMRYTITKSEVQTSPLNEEIEFVQDYIDLQSTQFDHGIYYKFIKAIDDDQILVPTMILVTFIENAFKHGIVDDPKFPLKIKITAIKNTMEFEILNYINQNLKDVTNGIGLANVKRRLALLLPDKHFLHISAENDLYSVRLKLIL, encoded by the coding sequence ATGGAAGAGAAAATTTTTGTGAGATTTTTAAACTTTCCTAAAAGCCAGAATTTAAATCCTCTATTTTTTGTTTATGATAATTTTTATTACTCGCTACCAAGCTTTTTCATTGGCTTTATCACATTCCATATTTTTAGAACCTTCACAATAGAGAAACGTAATAGTGAATTAAGGGCATTAGTGCATGAAGCAGAATTACACCTTTTAAAATCACAGATCAACCCACATTTTCTTTATAATGTGCTTAATTATATGTATGCTATCTCGCTACCGCTCTCGGCAAGGCTATCTAATACCATTTCAAAATTGGCGGGTACAATGCGATATACTATAACTAAATCTGAGGTTCAGACCTCGCCTTTAAATGAGGAAATAGAATTTGTTCAAGACTATATTGACTTACAATCGACTCAGTTTGATCATGGAATATATTATAAGTTTATTAAGGCAATCGATGATGACCAGATCCTGGTTCCGACCATGATTTTAGTTACTTTTATCGAAAACGCTTTTAAACATGGAATTGTTGATGACCCCAAATTTCCCCTTAAGATCAAAATAACGGCAATAAAAAATACGATGGAATTTGAGATTCTAAACTATATTAATCAAAATTTAAAAGACGTCACTAACGGAATTGGATTGGCTAATGTCAAACGTAGATTAGCACTTCTATTACCTGACAAGCATTTTCTGCACATTTCAGCAGAGAATGATCTTTATTCTGTCCGTCTTAAATTGATTTTATAA
- a CDS encoding TetR/AcrR family transcriptional regulator, whose translation MKTTKSENTKRLIIEKTASVFNTKGYAGTSINDLMNATGLSKGCIYGNFENKDEIALSVFDHNFARITQHMKERILATEHSIERLLVYPHTYKNYFRYPYLQAGCPILNTATEADDTHPKLKESAQKALGFWKTSIENQIKRGIERNEIKADTDPTEMAVIMISMIEGAFMQAKVNSHMAELTIAMSFLEKLIKGIEA comes from the coding sequence ATGAAAACTACAAAATCTGAAAATACCAAGCGCCTGATTATCGAGAAAACCGCATCCGTATTTAATACAAAAGGCTATGCGGGCACATCGATAAACGATTTAATGAACGCCACAGGGCTTTCAAAAGGCTGCATCTACGGTAATTTCGAGAACAAGGACGAGATCGCATTGAGCGTGTTTGACCATAACTTCGCCAGGATCACTCAGCATATGAAAGAACGCATACTCGCTACGGAGCATTCAATAGAACGGTTGCTGGTTTATCCGCATACCTATAAAAATTATTTCAGGTATCCTTACCTTCAGGCAGGCTGCCCCATTTTAAATACCGCTACAGAAGCAGATGACACGCATCCTAAACTGAAAGAAAGCGCACAGAAAGCACTGGGGTTCTGGAAAACGTCTATTGAAAACCAGATAAAGCGGGGCATAGAAAGGAATGAAATCAAGGCAGATACCGATCCAACTGAAATGGCCGTGATCATGATTTCAATGATCGAGGGGGCGTTCATGCAGGCGAAAGTCAACAGCCATATGGCAGAGCTTACTATAGCCATGTCCTTTTTAGAAAAACTGATTAAAGGCATTGAAGCATAA
- the lpdA gene encoding dihydrolipoyl dehydrogenase, producing the protein MEEFDITVIGSGPGGYVAAIRSAQLGYKTALVEKYSTLGGTCTNVGCIPTKALLDSTHHYAEAAKSFNAHGIEFFGLGLNFEQMYNRKKEVVAKNIQGLDFLMRKNRIKVLQGSGSFLNNDSLKILHADQTETVIRSQKFIIATGSKPATIPGVAIDKNRIITSTEALALKEQPERIVIIGGGVIGVEMASIFNRIGTKTTIVEYADTLIANMDRELGVTLAKILTREGVEIQCGKAVYKAENLGKAAKVYFRNKQGEEQELTADYILVAVGRKPYVNGLGLENTNVELNADGTIKVNELLQTTALNIFAIGDVIGGAMLAHKAEEEAVFVVERINGQKPHINYGRIPSVVYTWPEVASVGATEEELKKQGLEYSIGKFPFAVNARARAGMEPDGFVKVLSDPKYGELLGVHIIGARAADLIAQAVVGLEYEVTASNMASLCYAHPTYSEVLKEAYTIAAGKPSLNI; encoded by the coding sequence ATGGAAGAATTTGATATTACCGTTATCGGGTCAGGTCCCGGCGGATATGTAGCTGCGATCAGGAGCGCTCAATTAGGTTATAAAACAGCTTTGGTTGAAAAATACAGTACATTGGGAGGTACCTGTACAAACGTTGGCTGCATTCCTACCAAAGCATTGCTGGACAGCACGCATCATTATGCAGAAGCCGCAAAGAGCTTTAATGCGCATGGAATTGAGTTTTTTGGCCTAGGGCTCAATTTTGAACAGATGTACAATCGAAAAAAAGAGGTAGTGGCTAAAAATATACAGGGGCTTGATTTCCTAATGCGAAAAAACAGGATCAAAGTTCTACAGGGATCGGGATCTTTTCTCAACAATGATTCCCTGAAGATATTACATGCTGATCAGACGGAAACCGTAATAAGGTCACAGAAATTCATTATTGCTACCGGATCAAAACCCGCCACGATTCCCGGGGTCGCCATTGATAAAAACAGGATCATTACCTCTACCGAAGCCCTGGCTCTGAAGGAACAGCCTGAGCGCATTGTGATCATCGGCGGAGGTGTGATTGGTGTAGAAATGGCGTCCATATTCAATAGGATCGGCACAAAAACAACCATTGTAGAATATGCTGACACGCTGATTGCCAATATGGACCGTGAACTGGGAGTAACCTTAGCAAAAATATTAACAAGAGAAGGCGTAGAAATACAATGCGGAAAAGCCGTCTACAAAGCCGAAAACCTCGGCAAGGCGGCTAAGGTTTATTTCAGAAATAAACAAGGTGAAGAGCAGGAACTTACTGCCGACTATATCCTCGTTGCTGTCGGAAGAAAGCCTTATGTGAATGGTCTGGGGCTGGAAAACACCAATGTAGAATTGAATGCCGACGGTACAATTAAAGTCAATGAACTGCTTCAGACAACAGCTTTAAATATTTTTGCCATCGGAGATGTGATCGGCGGCGCCATGCTGGCCCATAAAGCAGAGGAAGAAGCGGTATTTGTGGTGGAAAGAATCAATGGTCAGAAACCTCATATCAATTATGGCCGTATTCCTTCGGTAGTATACACTTGGCCGGAAGTTGCTTCTGTAGGAGCTACGGAAGAAGAATTAAAAAAACAGGGACTGGAGTATTCTATTGGTAAATTTCCATTTGCCGTAAATGCCAGAGCAAGGGCGGGTATGGAGCCTGACGGTTTTGTAAAGGTGCTTTCCGATCCGAAATATGGAGAACTTTTAGGAGTACACATTATCGGCGCCCGGGCGGCGGACCTGATCGCACAGGCAGTTGTCGGCCTGGAATACGAAGTAACAGCCAGTAATATGGCTTCCCTCTGCTATGCCCACCCGACGTATTCAGAAGTGCTGAAAGAAGCCTATACCATCGCAGCCGGGAAACCATCTTTGAATATTTAA
- a CDS encoding LytR/AlgR family response regulator transcription factor, translating into MKNRIQCVIIDDQMFAIDILRNHLLQFPEFSLAYYGSDVYEALRIIEGSKIDLIFLDIQMPEMNGLQFLKLCKNKCKFIFTTAYSQYAIDGYENDIIDFLLKPITFERFEKSIAKFYHLLQIGSNQETESLKEYILIKGDSKQKYFKVKLQDILYIKGLNNYICVYTTTQSIITYLNLKDFITTLPSHKFCRIHRSYIVSIDRIISVEKDTVKISNEVIPIGSSYKKEFFQLWKLKVL; encoded by the coding sequence ATGAAAAATAGAATTCAGTGCGTAATAATAGATGATCAAATGTTTGCCATAGACATTTTAAGAAATCACTTACTCCAATTTCCAGAGTTTTCATTGGCATATTATGGCAGCGACGTGTATGAAGCTTTAAGAATTATTGAAGGTTCAAAAATAGACCTGATTTTTCTTGATATCCAAATGCCTGAAATGAACGGTTTACAATTTTTAAAATTATGTAAAAATAAATGCAAATTCATCTTCACCACAGCTTATTCTCAATATGCTATCGATGGATATGAAAACGACATTATTGATTTCTTACTAAAACCCATAACTTTTGAACGCTTCGAAAAATCAATAGCTAAATTCTACCATCTTTTACAGATTGGTTCAAACCAGGAAACCGAATCTCTAAAAGAGTACATATTGATTAAAGGAGACTCTAAACAGAAATATTTCAAGGTAAAATTACAAGATATATTGTATATAAAGGGCTTAAACAATTATATATGTGTCTATACAACCACACAGTCCATTATTACATACTTGAATCTAAAGGATTTTATAACCACTTTACCGTCTCATAAATTTTGTCGAATACATAGATCGTATATTGTGTCAATTGATCGGATTATATCTGTTGAGAAAGATACCGTTAAGATCTCCAATGAGGTAATACCGATCGGTTCTTCCTATAAAAAAGAATTTTTTCAACTGTGGAAATTAAAGGTCTTATGA
- a CDS encoding ClbS/DfsB family four-helix bundle protein, with protein MAVPVNKEELQKAIETNYNKLKKELSTIPVELTTTTDLEGHAKDTTMSINNLISYLIGWGELVLKWNRKKDNNELVDFPETGYKWNELGKLAQKFYKDYEDIDFNTLCSKLYETVSDILNLIEQKSNAELYEVSWYEKWTLGRMIQFNTSSPYTNARGRIRKWKKERNIK; from the coding sequence ATGGCTGTACCTGTCAATAAAGAAGAATTACAAAAGGCAATTGAAACGAATTACAACAAACTGAAAAAGGAATTATCGACCATTCCTGTTGAATTAACTACCACCACAGATTTAGAAGGACATGCAAAGGATACTACAATGAGTATCAATAATCTTATTTCTTATTTGATAGGGTGGGGAGAATTAGTGCTTAAATGGAATCGAAAAAAAGATAATAATGAGCTCGTAGATTTTCCTGAAACAGGTTATAAATGGAATGAACTTGGTAAGTTGGCTCAGAAGTTTTACAAAGATTATGAAGACATTGACTTTAATACATTGTGTAGTAAATTATATGAAACGGTTTCTGACATTCTTAATCTAATTGAGCAAAAATCTAATGCTGAATTATATGAGGTTTCCTGGTATGAGAAATGGACTTTAGGAAGAATGATTCAGTTTAACACGTCTTCGCCTTATACCAACGCAAGAGGGAGAATTCGTAAGTGGAAAAAAGAACGTAACATTAAATAA
- a CDS encoding DUF1810 domain-containing protein: protein MELKRFLDAQNQVYLKALSEIKNGRKTSHWMWYIFPQLSGLGSSAISDEYGISGVSEAISYLAHPVLGKHLIEISEALLQLDGFTAEEIFGYPDYLKLRSCMTLFAMVSDTENIFNEVLKKYFDGVADKRTVSAIRAKNIS, encoded by the coding sequence ATGGAATTAAAAAGATTTTTGGATGCCCAAAACCAAGTTTACCTGAAGGCACTTTCTGAAATCAAAAATGGCAGGAAGACTTCCCATTGGATGTGGTATATCTTCCCGCAGCTCAGTGGTTTGGGAAGTAGTGCAATATCCGACGAATATGGCATCTCCGGTGTATCTGAAGCAATCTCATATTTGGCCCACCCCGTTCTTGGGAAGCACCTGATTGAAATTTCAGAAGCCCTCCTACAGCTCGATGGCTTTACGGCAGAGGAAATCTTCGGATATCCCGATTACCTCAAGTTGCGCTCCTGCATGACATTATTTGCAATGGTTAGCGATACAGAAAATATATTTAATGAAGTCCTCAAAAAATATTTTGACGGTGTTGCTGACAAGCGGACAGTATCGGCGATCAGGGCAAAAAATATAAGCTAA